The following are encoded in a window of bacterium genomic DNA:
- the selA gene encoding L-seryl-tRNA(Sec) selenium transferase — protein sequence MTDLSSRLRELPQISVLLADERLAPLLAGRRRSWATRVVQDAVAALRDELRTARGPVASREQLLNLCVERVEAKAATLMGRSWTRVLNGTGVVVHTNLGRSCFPVAAADAAREVALHNSDLEFDLPSGTRGHRGRRVEEKAALLAGAADALVVNNNAAAFWLAVRQCSAGGRVVLSRGEVVAIGGSFRMHEILAETGCELVEVGTTNRTSLKDYRAAMTPGTTVVKVHRSNFEVEGFTEEVELAELAEACRAAGCPLVYDAGSGALFPYVELGLPAGERLLAEDVAAGPDLVTCSGDKLLGGCQAGIIFGDRERVAALRAHPMRRAFRVDKTTLAALDAVLSAYLAAEDRPAIPTLDQLALTLDDLQARAEGLLARLADGAPAGWRGAVVPGHSSVGGGSFSTTSLESRLVQWTGPKDELERCHQRLRSGDPALVGRMNQDGLAVDVRTLAPAEMDLVVKAFEGAWRSGDTAAGTLD from the coding sequence ATGACCGATCTCTCCTCCCGTCTGCGGGAGTTGCCCCAGATCAGCGTGCTGCTCGCCGACGAGCGGCTGGCGCCCCTCCTGGCCGGCCGACGCCGGTCGTGGGCGACGCGCGTCGTGCAGGATGCGGTGGCGGCCCTGCGCGACGAACTGCGCACGGCGCGGGGTCCGGTCGCGAGCCGCGAGCAGTTGCTGAACCTCTGTGTCGAACGCGTTGAGGCCAAAGCCGCTACGCTCATGGGACGCTCGTGGACGCGGGTCCTGAACGGCACCGGTGTCGTGGTGCACACGAACCTGGGCCGGTCGTGCTTCCCCGTCGCCGCGGCCGACGCCGCCCGCGAGGTGGCGCTGCACAATTCGGATCTCGAGTTCGACCTGCCCTCGGGCACGCGCGGGCACCGGGGCCGGCGCGTGGAGGAGAAGGCCGCCCTGCTGGCCGGGGCCGCCGACGCCCTCGTGGTCAACAACAACGCGGCGGCGTTCTGGCTGGCCGTGCGCCAGTGCAGCGCCGGCGGTCGGGTCGTGCTGTCGCGGGGCGAGGTGGTGGCCATCGGCGGCTCGTTCCGCATGCACGAGATCCTGGCCGAGACCGGCTGCGAACTCGTCGAGGTGGGCACCACGAACCGCACCTCCCTCAAGGACTACCGGGCCGCCATGACGCCCGGCACGACGGTGGTCAAGGTGCACCGCAGCAACTTCGAGGTGGAGGGCTTCACCGAGGAGGTCGAGCTGGCCGAGCTGGCCGAGGCCTGCCGGGCGGCCGGCTGTCCGCTGGTGTACGATGCCGGCAGCGGGGCCCTCTTCCCCTACGTGGAGCTGGGGCTGCCCGCCGGCGAGCGGCTGCTGGCCGAAGACGTGGCCGCCGGCCCCGACCTGGTCACCTGCAGCGGCGACAAGCTGCTCGGCGGCTGCCAGGCCGGCATCATCTTCGGCGACCGGGAACGGGTGGCCGCCCTGCGGGCCCATCCCATGCGGCGCGCCTTCCGGGTCGACAAGACGACCCTGGCGGCCCTCGACGCGGTGCTGTCGGCCTACCTCGCGGCCGAGGATCGCCCGGCGATCCCGACCCTCGACCAGCTCGCCCTGACCCTCGACGACCTGCAGGCGCGGGCCGAGGGACTGCTGGCCCGCCTGGCCGACGGCGCGCCGGCCGGCTGGCGGGGCGCCGTGGTGCCCGGGCATTCGAGCGTGGGCGGGGGCTCGTTCTCCACCACGAGTCTCGAATCGCGTCTGGTCCAGTGGACCGGACCCAAGGACGAACTGGAGCGCTGCCACCAGCGGTTGCGGTCGGGAGATCCGGCCCTGGTCGGACGCATGAATCAGGATGGCCTCGCGGTGGACGTGCGCACGCTCGCCCCCGCCGAGATGGATCTGGTCGTGAAGGCATTCGAGGGGGCCTGGCGCAGCGGGGACACCGCCGCCGGCACCTTGGACTGA
- a CDS encoding SPOR domain-containing protein, which yields MSDRDDLQGPAGLPVHAVGWGAAELDFEPGAEFWSRVERIAGGGDLVDALDACMSGHSAPRVWLVLHEPGQPELAVTTAMGFARELAAREQAALVLDADDRTQTLTGLAGRLEQEGWIDLVRYGTSVLAASVALPFAGRRAYLLGVGSFAPTDVAPGEIDQLVARLRRQADDLIVVAPADELGAQWARAATIRVLCWDRANRPAAAIQGLIEDLKLRGLPLGGLVGYGLPMSGRATPVAAVEPAGGAPAAAPDVPAGASANASANAPADGPTESPVESPGEVPAEVPAEVPADRPADAPRPAAETAGEPAADSGHEPETPAPSVSARLAELAAADELAQESAREFAQDAAGEVDPWREEGDLREPVTTGGRRGTSGVFWFITIASVVVVAILGTYWYKYVRVPSSGYFEPVAVERPAPQPVDRTTGDMANLDGGDEQGRADGTMPAVDAVAQDATATGTPGGPTGEESSGGEAGREDDVAAGPGADATTTTPPGGPVAGAGGGDVAAAPVATGGSDPADTAAAEPRFTMDPYRATVGERGWALHLYSFPDSTSVKVELAELHRRGFETEVRVVETEEKGRWWRVYVGDFASRAEARAAAPLLKKELRTDWANPTRF from the coding sequence GTGAGCGACAGGGACGACCTGCAGGGACCCGCCGGACTGCCCGTGCACGCGGTCGGTTGGGGGGCGGCCGAACTCGATTTCGAGCCGGGCGCCGAGTTCTGGAGCCGGGTCGAACGGATCGCCGGCGGCGGCGACCTGGTCGACGCCCTCGATGCCTGCATGAGCGGCCACTCGGCGCCGCGGGTGTGGCTCGTGCTGCACGAGCCGGGGCAGCCCGAACTGGCCGTGACCACCGCGATGGGCTTCGCCCGCGAACTGGCGGCCCGGGAGCAGGCGGCCCTCGTGCTCGATGCCGACGACCGCACCCAGACCCTGACCGGCCTGGCCGGCCGCCTCGAGCAGGAGGGCTGGATCGACCTCGTCCGCTACGGCACCTCGGTGCTGGCGGCCAGCGTGGCCCTGCCTTTCGCCGGCCGCCGCGCCTACCTGCTGGGCGTCGGCTCGTTCGCGCCCACCGACGTGGCGCCCGGCGAGATCGACCAGCTCGTGGCGCGTCTGCGGCGCCAGGCCGACGACCTCATCGTGGTCGCGCCCGCCGACGAACTGGGGGCCCAGTGGGCCCGGGCGGCCACGATCCGCGTGCTGTGCTGGGACCGGGCGAACCGGCCCGCGGCGGCGATCCAGGGTCTGATCGAGGATCTCAAGCTGCGCGGCCTGCCCCTGGGGGGGCTGGTGGGCTACGGCCTGCCCATGTCCGGTCGGGCGACCCCGGTGGCGGCGGTCGAGCCCGCGGGGGGCGCGCCGGCTGCGGCCCCGGACGTGCCCGCTGGTGCGTCCGCGAATGCGTCCGCGAATGCGCCCGCGGATGGGCCCACGGAATCGCCCGTGGAATCGCCTGGGGAAGTGCCCGCCGAAGTGCCCGCCGAAGTGCCTGCGGACCGGCCCGCCGACGCGCCCCGGCCCGCCGCGGAAACCGCCGGCGAACCGGCGGCGGATTCCGGGCACGAGCCCGAGACGCCGGCGCCTTCGGTTTCGGCGCGCCTGGCCGAATTGGCGGCAGCCGACGAGTTGGCGCAGGAATCGGCGCGGGAATTCGCGCAGGATGCGGCCGGCGAGGTGGATCCCTGGCGGGAGGAAGGCGACCTCCGCGAACCGGTGACCACCGGCGGGCGGCGGGGCACTTCGGGCGTGTTCTGGTTCATCACGATCGCTTCGGTCGTCGTCGTCGCGATCCTCGGGACCTACTGGTACAAGTACGTTCGGGTGCCGTCGAGCGGGTACTTCGAGCCCGTCGCGGTCGAGCGCCCGGCGCCCCAGCCGGTGGACCGCACCACCGGCGACATGGCCAATCTCGACGGGGGCGATGAGCAGGGGCGGGCCGATGGGACCATGCCCGCCGTCGATGCGGTGGCCCAGGACGCGACGGCGACCGGTACGCCCGGGGGCCCGACCGGCGAGGAATCGTCCGGCGGCGAGGCCGGGCGCGAAGACGACGTGGCGGCCGGCCCGGGGGCGGACGCGACGACGACCACTCCGCCGGGCGGCCCGGTTGCGGGCGCGGGCGGCGGCGACGTCGCGGCGGCCCCGGTCGCGACCGGGGGGAGCGATCCGGCGGACACGGCGGCGGCCGAACCGCGGTTCACCATGGATCCGTACCGCGCGACCGTGGGCGAGCGGGGCTGGGCCCTGCATCTGTACAGCTTCCCGGACAGCACCAGCGTCAAGGTGGAGCTGGCCGAACTGCACCGCCGGGGCTTCGAGACCGAGGTGCGGGTCGTGGAGACCGAGGAGAAGGGCCGCTGGTGGCGGGTCTACGTGGGTGATTTCGCCAGTCGGGCCGAGGCCCGCGCGGCGGCGCCCCTTTTGAAGAAGGAATTGCGGACCGATTGGGCGAATCCCACCCGGTTCTGA